From a region of the Triticum aestivum cultivar Chinese Spring chromosome 7D, IWGSC CS RefSeq v2.1, whole genome shotgun sequence genome:
- the LOC123171521 gene encoding probable leucine-rich repeat receptor-like protein kinase At1g35710, translated as MAPLKKLFHTSLLLLVCAAKAANPEAEAEALLRWKSTLVGANSLSSWSTANSTCSWFGVACDAAGHVTELSLPNAGLNGTLDYLYSAALRNLTKIKLNKNILAGAIPANISMLLTLAFLDLGSNSLVGSIPRSFSRLQNLKALRLSANNLTGGIPEELGMISGLGNLVLYGNPLGGSIPASLGQLQLLHMLHIQNASLVSTLPPELGNLTSLKYMILSQNQLYGSLPPSFARIQTLLFFHMHGNNINGSIPSEMFTNCTKLERFIVYGNLLTGSISSHIIKCKELEFFDGSGNLLTGSIPREIGSMRNLQALFLWENHLTGIMPSDIGNATSLKFLDVSSNHLEGELPRTISLLVNLVALSLSGNKFTGTIPNPDSKQLPVVKIANGKDNGSFSGESRFPGCLWNLKDLQALDLSGNAFAGEIPTSTFNNSSLRSLQLSGNYFTGCFPAVLKNLKSLVVLDLSNNKISGVIPPWIGESKPSLRILMLRANMFYGSIPWQELSLLPRLQLLDLAENNFVGSIPESLVNFSLMGQTFVMQPVVTNIIVLTNYRYYYFYNGSMDIIWKGREYTFKGRHAFVTGIDLSGNSLSGEIPSELTSLKGMQFLNISRNNLSGSIPKDIGNLKLLESLDLSWNKLTGHIPPSVSNLTSLTVLNLPTTFCLERYLQEVSSKHLRTHRSTAIILDFVALH; from the exons ATGGCGCCCCTGAAGAAGCTCTTCCATACCTCACTTCTCCTGCTAGTATGCGCAGCCAAGGCGGCCAACCCCGAAGCGGAAGCGGAAGCACTTCTCCGATGGAAGTCCACTTTGGTTGGCGCCAACTCGCTATCCTCATGGTCGACCGCGAATTCCACCTGCTCTTGGTTCGGCGTCGCCTGTGACGCTGCCGGACACGTTACGGAGCTCAGCCTTCCCAACGCCGGCCTCAACGGTACGCTCGATTACTTGTATTCGGCAGCACTCCGGAACCTCACCAAGATCAAACTCAACAAAAATATTCTTGCTGGCGCCATCCCGGCAAACATATCCATGTTGCTCACGCTCGCCTTTCTGGACTTGGGCAGCAACAGTCTTGTTGGCTCCATACCTCGCTCATTCTCCAGGCTCCAAAACCTCAAGGCACTGCGGCTCTCTGCAAATAATCTCACAGGAGGAATCCCGGAGGAGCTGGGGATGATATCTGGGTTGGGGAATCTTGTACTGTACGGCAATCCCCTTGGCGGGTCGATCCCAGCATCACTCGGGCAGCTTCAGTTGCTACATATGCTCCACATACAAAACGCTAGTCTGGTTTCCACTCTTCCACCCGAGCTGGGGAACCTTACTAGTCTTAAGTACATGATCCTGTCACAGAATCAGTTATATGGAAGTTTGCCACCATCTTTTGCCAGGATACAAACATTGTTATTTTTTCACATGCATGGAAATAATATCAATGGTAGCATCCCGTCAGAGATGTTTACAAATTGTACCAAGCTCGAGCGTTTCATTGTATATGGAAACTTGTTAACTGGAAGCATCTCATCGCATATCATCAAGTGCAAGGAGCTCGAGTTTTTTGATGGATCCGGAAACCTTTTAACTGGAAGCATCCCAAGGGAGATAGGGAGCATGCGAAACTTGCAGGCATTGTTCTTGTGGGAAAATCACCTTACTGGAATTATGCCATCAGATATTGGTAATGCAACATCTTTGAAATTCCTTGACGTCAGCTCCAACCATCTAGAGGGTGAGCTTCCTAGAACTATCTCCTTGCTGGTAAATCTTGTTGCTCTCAGCTTGTCTGGCAACAAGTTTACGGGTACCATTCCTAATCCTGACAGCAAGCAGTTGCCAGTTGTCAAGATTGCCAACGGTAAAGACAATGGCAGCTTCTCGGGAGAATCACG ATTTCCTGGTTGCCTCTGGAATTTGAAAGATTTACAAGCCTTGGATTTGTCAGGCAATGCTTTTGCTGGGGAAATTCCAACCTCAACTTTCAACAACTCTTCACTAAGGTCACTGCAATTGTCAGGCAACTACTTCACAGGTTGCTTTCCAGCGGTGTTGAAGAACTTAAAAAGCCTTGTTGTTTTGGATCTCAGTAACAATAAGATTTCCGGTGTAATTCCTCCATGGATAGGGGAAAGCAAACCTTCGTTGAGGATTCTCATGCTACGGGCAAACATGTTCTACGGAAGTATTCCTTGGCAGGAGCTATCACTCCTCCCCCGTCTCCAActgcttgatcttgctgaaaataaTTTTGTAGGTTCCATACCAGAAAGTTTGGTCAACTTCTCCTTGATGGGACAGACTTTTGTGATGCAACCAGTTGTAACAAACATCATAGTACTTACCAACTATAGATATTATTATTTTTACAATGGCAGCATGGACATAATTTGGAAGGGACGGGAGTACACTTTTAAGGGAAGACATGCCTTTGTGACTGGTATTGATCTCTCTGGTAATTCTCTATCCGGTGAGATCCCTTCAGAGTTAACAAGTCTCAAAGGCATGCAGTTTTTGAATATTTCAAGAAATAACCTATCTGGTAGTATCCCCAAGGACATTGGCAACCTAAAGTTATTAGAGTCCCTTGACCTCTCTTGGAACAAATTAACAGGTCATATTCCTCCTAGTGTCTCAAACCTGACGTCCCTTACCGTTCTCAATCTCCCAACAACCTTCTGTCTGGAGAGATACCTACAGGAAGTCAGCTCCAAACACTTGAGGACCCATCGATCTACAGCAATAATCTTGGACTTTGTGGCCCTCCATTGA
- the LOC123167920 gene encoding uncharacterized protein has translation MGISHPLSDEFYGGPRGGGLGSALLLSPSSPPPPASCCSPVDDGQEDFLQHQVSRMDTLAGIAIKYGVEISDIKRANSLVTDSQMYAHKALLIPLPGRPMPSSVKLNGSSLRSKRAWAPNNQQNRDIMDSLDSVKSRQQQSSLAMSSLQSYYGLSSERGDDMDCSTEMSLYSKGGSQGIGSEISPNASPPPDSTQSTGRGNGATKEKQDGSIRRRQKVEADTNDDLLSDSIKMIKSFLPRPVSSMRLSTDSSSPDSAAKSNGGSFLDGFKSVVRRSPSAPSFADSENGGGVSMWSSSKWTFNHESFTRPLLDGLPKPSPGRRMKAALD, from the exons ATGGGGATCTCGCACCCGCTGTCCGACGAGTTCTACGGCGGGCCCCGCGGCGGAGGGCTGGGCAGCGCGCTGCTGCTGTCGccgtcctccccgccgccgcccgcctcctgcTGCTCGCCCGTGGACGACGGCCAGGAGGACTTCCTACAGCACCAGGTGTCCCGGATGGACACGCTCGCCGGCATCGCCATCAAGTACGGCGTCGAg ATATCTGACATCAAGAGGGCGAATAGCCTTGTGACCGATAGCCAGATGTATGCACACAAGGCGTTGCTCATACCTCTACCAGGAAGGCCCATGCCGTCCTCTGTGAAGCTGAATGGCTCCAGCCTACGATCGAAAAG AGCGTGGGCTCCGAACAATCAGCAAAACAGGGACATTATGGATTCACTAGATTCAGTTAAGTCTAGACAGCAGCAGTCATCTCTTGCAATGAGCAGCTTGCAGAGCTACTACGGCCTGAGTTCTGAAAGAGGAGACGACATGGATTGCAGTACTGAAATGTCCTTGTACAGCAAGGGAGGCTCCCAAGGTATTGGCAGCGAAATATCCCCAAATGCctctcctccacctgacagtacaCAAAGCACTGGCAGAGGCAACGGGGCGACCAAGGAAAAGCAAGACGGCTCCATACGCCGGCGGCAGAAAGTGGAGGCTGACACCAACGACGACCTTCTGTCGGACTCGATCAAGATGATCAAGAGTTTCCTGCCGAGGCCGGTCTCCAGCATGCGTCTGAGCACGGACTCGAGCAGCCCGGATTCCGCCGCGAAGAGCAACGGCGGTTCGTTCCTCGATGGGTTCAAGTCCGTGGTGCGGAGGTCGCCGAGCGCGCCGAGCTTTGCCGACTCGGAGAATGGCGGCGGGGTCTCCATGTGGTCGAGCTCCAAGTGGACCTTCAACCACGAGTCCTTCACCCGTCCGTTGCTCGACGGCCTGCCTAAGCCCTCGCCGGGCCGCAGGATGAAAGCTGCTCTGGACTGA